The following nucleotide sequence is from Planctomycetia bacterium.
CGCTGCCGTCAGCGACAGGGCGTTGATCGTGCCGAGGGCCCGCAGCGCAGCGAGGTGCTCATCCGGGTCGATCGCCGGGTCGTCCATCAGTTCGGGCGACCGCGACTGTGCTAGGGACCATCGACTCGGCACGTCGCACCTCCGCCGCTGGCTCAATGGGAGTTCGACGGCTCATGACTATACAGCCTGACGGGGGTGAAGGTCTCGGTGGTTCTGTGGCGCGACCATCACGGTCGCCATGGCGCCCTGTCGACGGCGGCGGCCGGGTGCTCGGGCAAGGTCCTGGCCGCTCACGTGGGCGTGCCACGCGCCTGCCATTCGCCGCACCAGTCAGCGTCGCGAGTGTGGGGCCATAGCCCGACATGAACGAGCTTTTCCTTCTCGTCCTGCATCGGCGGCATGGTGGGGGGCAGGCGGCGGCATTGTCCCCACCCGATCAGGTGCTCGGCAGTGTTCTCGGGCCGCCAATGCAGGCACGTGGCACACATCTGACCGACCGGTGGCGAATGTGGGGCGTCCATGGTCACGGCAGTGTAGAGGAGATCGGGGGCGTGGGGTTGGCAGGTAGGGTGACAATTGTTTTACCCGCCCACCCCCGCCACGACACCGCCTCCGGCCAACCTCCGGGCGAACGCTCTGGCCCGCTCGAGGTCACGCTCGTCGGGGTGCTTGCGATTCAGGCCACCGGCGAACCACAGCGGGCCCCACGTATCAAATCCACGGCAAGCGAACTCCCCGACGACCTCAAAGCCCTTGCAGGCCAGGAGTTTCTTCAGCGGGGCGTGCCAGAGTTTCGCCAGAAACGGCAGCCCGGACGTGGTGAACACGAAGGCCGGCGTTGCGGCCTCCGGCGCGTCCGGCAGGCCGCGGAGCCATGCGAAGAGGG
It contains:
- a CDS encoding flavodoxin gives rise to the protein MTHQHCLILCKSEHHGNTAKVARAMADTLGADSLIAAPEDIPYTSLDEHGLVGFGSGVYFGQMAPALFAWLRGLPDAPEAATPAFVFTTSGLPFLAKLWHAPLKKLLACKGFEVVGEFACRGFDTWGPLWFAGGLNRKHPDERDLERARAFARRLAGGGVVAGVGG